From Pseudoalteromonas piratica:
AAATATTTGTAATTTGGGTAAAGCAGATTTTTCAGCTGAGCAAATAGTTGAACTCTTTAATCAGTTTCTTCCTTCCTTGCCAAAAGTAAAAAAATTAACAAGCACTCGTATTAGCGCTATTACCGCAAGGACCAAACAAGAATTGAAAACTCTAAATGCTTGGCGAGATTTCTTTGATGCTGTTAGCAACAGTGATTTTTTAATGGGGAAAACTTCTTCTTGGCAGGCCACATTTGATTGGATAACTAAAGAATCTAATTTTGTGAAAATTATCGAGGGTAATTACGACAATAAATCGTTTTCTGGACCGAGCAGTCAGGCTGTTGCAGATCCGAATTGGTATAAAGATTTAGGACTTTAGGGGGCGTTATGCAAAGTATTCAATCAATGGTTTCAAATGGGTTGGCAATGAAACAACACAACGTTAAGCCGGTGATTCAGCAAAAATCGGTCAGCCCTGAAGTTGCGGCGTTGTTTGATCAGCTGTTTGGTGAACTTAAAGCCATTTTCCCTGCGTGGGCGGTGTCGGGCGCTGATGAGTCGCAAATAAAAAAAACGTGGTTAAAAGGCTTTTTGGATAATGGAATAACGTCTAAAGCGCAGTTAAGTCATGGTTTACGCAAGGCGCGTCAGTGGGGTAAACCGTTTTTACCGTCAATTGGTCAATTTTGCCAGTGGTGCACACCCACACCTGAAGATTTTGGTATGCCAACACATGTGCTGGCATTTCGTGAGGCTATTAGCAAAAACCGTTTCCCTGAAAATGAAGAGTTTAGCCATCCTGCGGTTTATGTGGCGATGCGCGCAACAGGTTCGTGGGCGTTTAAAAATCAAGATGCGGCTAGTGTTGAAAAATTATTTAATCGTAACTACGACATTGCAGTTCGCAGAGTGATAAATGGTGAGGACTTAAGTTTAGAAATTCCGCTTGCCTTGCCCGAAACGGTATTTGTTAAGGCCAGTAAAGAAACAGCCGCTTCGCGCTTAGCGGAAATGCGTAAAAACTTGAAGCGAGGTAAGGCCGCATGAGTGTTGAACAAACTATGTGTAAGTCATCTTTGAATGCAAAAACATTAGCTGTACTTAAACGTGGTGGCCGATATAGCGCGATGGACTTAGTACGTGAATTAAATGTGAGCCCGTTCACGCAAATTACTGCGCGCATTCGAGATTTAAGAAAAGCTAAGCATGGTTGCCACAATATTTTGTGTTTGCGCGATGCTGATGGTGTTTACCGTTATGAGTTAATTGGAGCGAACAATGAAGCTGCGTGATTTAAGTGTTGGTGAGCGTTTTATTTTAGTTAGAACAGGTCAGCACTTTGCTGTTTCTGGTAAAGAGAAGAACCAGTTAATTCCTGTCAGATTATTAAAAAACAGTAAAACCATGAGCTTTCATCCATGCGTTGCGGTTGAGGTTTTAGATGCGCGTTCGTGAAAAAATAACTAAGGCCAGTATTGAGCGCCATTTAAAAAACGCCAAAGTAACTGAGTTAAAAGACGATAAAACGCCTTTGCTTTTGCGTATTAATGCTGGCCGTACACAATGCAGCTGCCTAGCTGAGTATAACAAGGAAGGTAAAACAAAACGCAAAAAGATTGGCGTTTGTGTTGAGCCTTTTAAAAACATTAATGCTATACGAGAAAATGCGATCAATATTGTTGCTGATTTGCTAAATGATGCTAGTGCGAGTTGTGATCACTTTGAGAACGTGGCGCAGTTGTTGAACTGGTATATCGATAATCAGTCAGTGAACCATGAAATTAAAGACAGCACCAAGGCGGGTAATGTTAGCGCTGTTAGTAAACATTTGATCCCTAAATTGGGCGATTTAGCCATAAAAGAGTTAACGCCTGCCGCGCTTAATGATTTGTTTGTGCAACCAATGCTGATTGAGAATAAACAGCTTTCAACTATTCAAAAGTATTTTAAAGTTTTGAAAGAAGCGTTTTCTCGTGCCAGTGATTTGAAAATGCTTGAAGTTAACCCGCTAGCCACAACTGCGTTTAGTGATTACATCAAAACAAAGATTTTGCCAAAGCAAGGCAAGTTGCCAACCAGTAAATTGGCGCAAACTGTTGCGGCCATTAAGTTAGGACCAAAACAAAGTTATTTGTATTTATTGCTGATGCTTTGCTATGGCACACGCAAGATGGAAACGGCGAACATTCGCTATGACTGGTTTGCGTTAGAAGATAAGCCCGTTTTATTAATTCCTGCAGACGTTACCAAAACCAAAGAGCCACTTACATTGCCAGTAACGACATTTGTGCTTGAAGCGATTGCTGAGCACCAAAACAACCAAAAGTTAAATGGTTATAAGGGCGTTTATTTGTTCCCTGAAAAATTCGGTGGCATGGGTGATAACACGGCACATGATTTGGTGCTTGCTGTGTCAAAAGGTGAGTGGACAGCCCACGATTTAAGAAAGCTTGCGCGTAGTTGCTGGGCTGAAATGAATGTGGATTATGTGGTGGGTGAGAAACTTATTAATCACTCCCTTGGCAAGCTTGGTAATACATATATTCAGACTGATTTAGAAGATCGCAAACGTGTTGCGATTGAGAATTGGCATGCACGATTATCACAATTATTAATCGCGGTTAGCTCCGACACAATGCCGACACAGCCAGATTTTAGTGCATACCTTAAAAGCGCATAAATAAAGGGCTAAACAGGAATTTAAGAATTTACAGTAGAGGAAAATTTAAAAGCATGCGTGGGTTTGAAATTTTAAGAAAAGCTCGAAAGTTTCGAGAGTACACACAGGAAGAAGTTGCGAAGCTGTACGGCAGAAGTTTGAGAAGTTATCAACGTTGGGAGAAAGGTGAAGTATCGATACCTTATGATGACCTTCGGGGTATTGTGACGGACACACTTGGGTTAAGCATTACACAAATTGAGGATATGGAAAACAATGGACATCAAAAAGCTGCGTAAAGAGTTAAAAGTGTGGGGCGGTTTCTGGCGTAATCATGAGAAGGTTGGTGGCTATGCTAGTAAATCAAATGTTGATCGCTTAAGAGAAGTTTGCGAGCTGGGTGGCTGGTTTTCCTCTGACCTGCATTTATTTGATTCATCAAGCTCGATTCAAGCCCCTGAACATATTCAAATGACCACAGCATTAATTGATCAGTTAAAGACGCCATATAAAATTGCAATTATGGCTTGGTACACAAAGCGTTTGAGAGGCGATGAGTTTACAAGTTATTTAAAAGCTAAGAATAAGCGTGATTCCGAATTGCTTTTAATGCATGCAGAGAATGCTTTACTGGTGATGTTGCGGTAAAGGCGTGAGTGTTTGATAGCTCACGCCTAATTAAATTAAAGGTTGCTCGAAAATTCTATATCTACTATTCGTGCTGAGGCGTTGCCCTCTTTCCAATTTGATAGTGCTGAATCTAGAGTGTAATACTTGCCTTTTTCTTGCTCACGAACGTAACCAGGTTTAAGAGGTTTGTTATTTCCAAATGAATAGCGGCTTACTAAAACTGGCAAATAGTCTTCTTCATAAATAACGTTGTCATCCTTATCTTTGAAATAGACCACGATTTTAACTTTATCCAAGGAGCGCTCACCATTGTTTTTGAGTGATAAGCGAACCGCTGGAACACCTTTCTTTGAATATGTATCTATTCGCTTGGCAGTAAACTCTGTTAATTCAATTTTGTTGATGTAATCTAACTTTTCTTCAAAGTCATTCATTGCTTGGATTGTTTTATCAATACCTTCTTGTGATTTCTCAGCACCAGAATCAACTTTGGCCATTTCTTCATATTTTGCTATAGCCTCTTTAAATTTATTATTTTCTAGTAATTTTTTAGCTTCTTTTTCTAGCGTTATAACTTTTCTGGTGTTTTCCCGCTCTTTATTTCTTCGAGCTGTTTGCTCTTCCATTTCACGAATCATCTGCTTTTGCTTTTCTTCTAGCTTTGCTTTTCTTTCGGCTGCTTCGATTTTATTTTGCTCTAACTGAGCCCTGTATTTGGTTAATATTTCTTGACCGGTTAGACCATTGATGTCGGCTAGGTTTGCGACAATCATTGTCTCTTTTGATATGGCTTTGTCAGCGCCAGAGAAAGCAGCGCCCAGCATATTTGAAAAACCTTCTTTACCACCAATAGAGTAATACATGATTGCTTTCTTAAACTCAGGACGATCTGCTTCTGGTAATGACTCTATAACTGCTTGAGTAGAAGATTGAATTGATGATTGGTCAGTTGAATCGAATTTTGCAGGTCCAAAACAACCAGACAAAGTGATGAGCGCTAAAGGTATTAATAACTTTTTCATTTCAGAATTCCTTTTACTTATATTTAGTTACATATTGCTAATACACATTAAACAAGAGTTATTAGATATACAAATTGAAATGTTGTTAATTTGATTTAAAGCAACGTTGTTTTCACTCGAAAAACAGTAGTAACCGCTATTAGCTGGATATGCACGCCATATGTGGCGTGTTAAGTGACACAAAGCGACCTATATTTTTAGGCTTAAAATGGCACAATATTTATAAGCTCGCGAGAGTTACAGCTACAGAGTTTTCTATTATTTCCATTGTTGATGTCCCAATCAAAACCCGTCTTTATGGCGGGTTTTTTATTTGGGAAATCTAGAGGCGGCTTGAAAGGATTCATTAGCTTTTGGTTGGCACCCAATTAACGCATTCAGTTAGCCACAACTAAATAAGTATTATAGGAGTTAATCAATGGCGGCATACTCAAGAGTTTCTAGCCAGCGGTTAGCTACTTGTCACACTGACCTTCAGTTAATTTTCAATACTGTTATTGAGCGTGGTTATGACCACTCAATCTTATGCGGTCACCGTGACAAACAAATGCAAAACATTGCATTAAAGAAAGGTTTATCACAGCTTGCTTGGCCTGATTCTAAACATAATAAAAAGCCAAGCATGGCTGTTGATGCTGGTCCTTACTTCTCAGAGCTTCGCAATACAGATTGGAACGATGAAAAAGCGTTTTCAAAGTTTGCCGGTTATGTATGCGCAATAGCTGATGAGCTTTTAAAAGCTGGAAAGATTAAACACAAGTTGCGTTGGGGTGGCGATTGGGATTCTGATGGCCGCACGAGTGACGAACGCTTTATAGACTTACCTCATTTTGAATTGGTGCCAGTATGAATATGAAACGAGTATTTAAAGTACACGGTTTTAATGTAGAAGATGGTGGCGCAGCTACTATCGATAATACAAGCCAATACATCTTACAAGCTGGCTTTGCTCCAATTGATTTTGATTATGGTCATTTAGGTTTAGTTGGTGTTGTGCTGTTTAACCATAACTTAGGGCAAGCACTTAAGTCTCAATTAAAGCCTGGTGATTGTGTTGTTGCACATAGTAATGGTGCAGCAATCGCGGTTCGAGCTGCTGAGTTAGGTGCACAGATTGATACATTAATTCTGATTAATCCTGCCCTTAAGTCTGATTACGTATTCCCTAAGAACATTCGAAAAATTGTCGTTTACTGGACCAAGCATGATAAGCCAGTAAAGATTTCACGAGCCGTGCGCTGGCTAACAATCGGAATGTGTAAGTGGGGTGCGATGGGAGCAACCGGTTATACAGGCCGTAAAGATGATCGCGTTACCAATTTTGATATGAGCAATATTATCTTTGGTCATTCAGAAGCGTTACAACCAGAGCAACTTAAGCTTTGGTTTGGAAAGAGTTTAGTAAGTAAGTTGAGAAGTGATGCCTAGTTCTAATAATAACAATAATGAAGTGCTTTCATTTGAGAAGTGGGTACTCGCAATATTTTCAACTTTAATACTAGGCATTCTCGGGTGGATGGCTAAAACAGTAAGTGATAGTCAAATACAGTATGCTCGGATAGAAGAGCGACTTTTAAGTCAAAATGTCATTTTGGTTGAGTTAAAAGGTCGTTTTGACTCTGCCACTAAGTATCGCTTAGAGCTTCAAAGTGAAGTTG
This genomic window contains:
- a CDS encoding replication protein P: MQSIQSMVSNGLAMKQHNVKPVIQQKSVSPEVAALFDQLFGELKAIFPAWAVSGADESQIKKTWLKGFLDNGITSKAQLSHGLRKARQWGKPFLPSIGQFCQWCTPTPEDFGMPTHVLAFREAISKNRFPENEEFSHPAVYVAMRATGSWAFKNQDAASVEKLFNRNYDIAVRRVINGEDLSLEIPLALPETVFVKASKETAASRLAEMRKNLKRGKAA
- a CDS encoding tyrosine-type recombinase/integrase, whose protein sequence is MRVREKITKASIERHLKNAKVTELKDDKTPLLLRINAGRTQCSCLAEYNKEGKTKRKKIGVCVEPFKNINAIRENAINIVADLLNDASASCDHFENVAQLLNWYIDNQSVNHEIKDSTKAGNVSAVSKHLIPKLGDLAIKELTPAALNDLFVQPMLIENKQLSTIQKYFKVLKEAFSRASDLKMLEVNPLATTAFSDYIKTKILPKQGKLPTSKLAQTVAAIKLGPKQSYLYLLLMLCYGTRKMETANIRYDWFALEDKPVLLIPADVTKTKEPLTLPVTTFVLEAIAEHQNNQKLNGYKGVYLFPEKFGGMGDNTAHDLVLAVSKGEWTAHDLRKLARSCWAEMNVDYVVGEKLINHSLGKLGNTYIQTDLEDRKRVAIENWHARLSQLLIAVSSDTMPTQPDFSAYLKSA
- a CDS encoding helix-turn-helix domain-containing protein — its product is MRGFEILRKARKFREYTQEEVAKLYGRSLRSYQRWEKGEVSIPYDDLRGIVTDTLGLSITQIEDMENNGHQKAA
- a CDS encoding DUF6694 family lipoprotein; its protein translation is MKKLLIPLALITLSGCFGPAKFDSTDQSSIQSSTQAVIESLPEADRPEFKKAIMYYSIGGKEGFSNMLGAAFSGADKAISKETMIVANLADINGLTGQEILTKYRAQLEQNKIEAAERKAKLEEKQKQMIREMEEQTARRNKERENTRKVITLEKEAKKLLENNKFKEAIAKYEEMAKVDSGAEKSQEGIDKTIQAMNDFEEKLDYINKIELTEFTAKRIDTYSKKGVPAVRLSLKNNGERSLDKVKIVVYFKDKDDNVIYEEDYLPVLVSRYSFGNNKPLKPGYVREQEKGKYYTLDSALSNWKEGNASARIVDIEFSSNL
- a CDS encoding M15 family metallopeptidase domain-containing protein; the protein is MAAYSRVSSQRLATCHTDLQLIFNTVIERGYDHSILCGHRDKQMQNIALKKGLSQLAWPDSKHNKKPSMAVDAGPYFSELRNTDWNDEKAFSKFAGYVCAIADELLKAGKIKHKLRWGGDWDSDGRTSDERFIDLPHFELVPV
- a CDS encoding alpha/beta hydrolase translates to MNMKRVFKVHGFNVEDGGAATIDNTSQYILQAGFAPIDFDYGHLGLVGVVLFNHNLGQALKSQLKPGDCVVAHSNGAAIAVRAAELGAQIDTLILINPALKSDYVFPKNIRKIVVYWTKHDKPVKISRAVRWLTIGMCKWGAMGATGYTGRKDDRVTNFDMSNIIFGHSEALQPEQLKLWFGKSLVSKLRSDA